Proteins from a single region of Schistocerca gregaria isolate iqSchGreg1 chromosome 3, iqSchGreg1.2, whole genome shotgun sequence:
- the LOC126356077 gene encoding NADH-ubiquinone oxidoreductase chain 5-like, with the protein MAGLGANFEFDLKKIIALSTLRQLGYIIRILAIGYPKLAFFHLLAHALFKALLFICAGSIIHNLKDSQDIRFIGSIVNFIPLTSVCFNVSSLSLCGIPFLAGFYSKDLILEMVCLR; encoded by the coding sequence atggctggattgggcgctaattttgagtttgatttaaagaagattattgctctttctactttaagacaacttggttatataataagaattttggctataggttatccaaagcttgcattttttcatttattggctcatgctttatttaaggcattattatttatatgtgcaggttcaataattcataatttgaaggattctcaggatattcgttttataggatcaattgttaatttcatacctttaacttcagtttgttttaatgtttctagtttatctttgtgtggaataccttttttagcgggattttattcaaaggatttaattcttgagatggtttgtttaagatga